Part of the Eriocheir sinensis breed Jianghai 21 chromosome 47, ASM2467909v1, whole genome shotgun sequence genome is shown below.
TAAACCAGGTcaacaacccccacccccccttttttCTTGGTCTTGAAAGCATCTTTGAATGTTGAAAGATAACTGATGCTTGAGTTTACTGGTGGAAGATATGGATTCCTGATAAGGTGTGTATGTTTCTCCCTACAGCATCCGCAAACATGGCATCTCTTACTCAACAATTGATGGAGGAGGTGCAGCCGGCACTGACCACTTCCGGGGGCAAGGTGACTGTGGTGGGCGTGGGCCAGGTGGGCATGGCTTGcgccttctccctcctcacccaaCACATCTGCTCTGAGCTGGCCCTGGTGGACGTGATGCCCGACAAACTGCGCGGCGAGATGATGGATTTGCAGCACGGTCTCACCTTCCTTAGGTCGGTGCACTCAAGGGACCGTTACCCGCCTCTCCAGTCCATGCCAGCCCATTCCACCCCTCTCCAGTCCATTCCACCCCTCCCCAGTCCATGCCAGCCCATTCCACCCCTCCCCAGTCCATGCCAGCCCATTCCACCCCTCCCCAGTCCATGCCAGCCCATTCCACCCCTCCCCAGTCCATGCCACCCCATTCCACACCTCCCCAGCCCATGCCACCCCATTCCACCCCTCCCCAGTCCATGCCAGCCCATTCCACACCTCCCCAGTCCATGCCACCCCATTCCACACCTCCCCAGCCCATGCCACCCCATTCCACACCTCCCCAGTCCATGCCAGCCCATTCCACCCTCCCAGTCCATGCCAGCCCATTCCACCCCTCCCCAGTCCATGCCAGCCCATTCCACCCCTGCCCAGCCCATGCCAGCCCATTCCACCCCTCCCCAGCCCATGCCACCCCATTCCACCCCTCCCCAGTCCATGCCACCCCATTCCACCTCCCCAGTCCATGCCAGCCCATTCCACCCCTCCCCAGTCCATGCCAGCCCATTCCACCCCTCCCCAGTCCATGCCCGCCCAGTCCACCCTCCCAGTCCATGCCAGCCCATTCCACCCTCCCAGTCCATGCCAGCCCATTCCACCTCCCCAGTCCATGCCAGCCCATTCCACCCCTCCCCAGCCCATGCCAGCCCATTCCACCTCCCCAGCCCATGCCACCCCATTCCACACCTCCCCAGTCCATGCCAGCCCATTCCACACCTCCCCAGTCCATGCCAGCCCATTCCACCCCTCCCCAGTCCATGCCAGCCCATTCCACCCCTCCCCAGTCCATGCCACCCCATTCCACACCTCCCCAGTCCATGCCAGCCCATTCCACACCTCCCCAATCCATGCCACCCATTCCACACCCCAATCCATGCCACCCCATTCCACACCTCCCCAGTCCATGCCAGCCCATTCCACACCTCCCCAGTCCATGCCAGCCCATTCCACACCTCCCCAGTCCATGCCACCCCATTCCACACCTCCCCAGTCCATGCCACCCCATTCCACACCTCCCCAATCCATGCCACCCCATTCCACACCTCCCCAGTCCATGCCAGCCCATTCCACACCTCCCCAGTCCATGCCAGCCCATTCCACCCCTCCCCAGTCCATGCCAGCCCATTCCACCCCTCCCCAGCCCATGCCACCCCATTCCACACCTCCCCAGTCCATGCCAGACCATTCCTTGTGTTAGCTTCATTGTCACAGGTCACACACCTAATTGTAGTCCACACTCGACAGCCTTCTTCCTACATTAGTGTTCATTTCAATTCTTTAATCTTGTTTTGGTGCTGCCTGTGTTTTCATTAAGTCCAAAGagcaccattttttttatttaaacaaggAATAATGCCATTGATTAACTTATTTAACTTATCAAATAGGTAATCCAGCATTTGCATTACAGTTTTTACAGGATTGTTCCCCCAGATTCTACATCTAACCAAACACCAGGTGCTCATTAGCTTCATTAATGAATTGGTTTTGCATTATGTGAGTTACAACATAGCATAACCAGGCttggaaaagtagaggaaggcaTTGTTgtaggtttttgtctacatcaatttttcaacacgtgacgcccatgtttgtacagttgccttcgttattcagggtttgagtgttctagaattggccttttcatttctatctaaatcttaagccaaatgagataatgacagtccttttctaatttcctgaaaagtagaaaatatgatTTAGGCGGTTTCTTTACAAAGGTAACGATATTTATTTAGGTTTTTGTGGTGTATGGGTAAATAAATCAGTGTTGGTGTCTCCTAGGAATGTGAAGATTGAGGCTAGCACAGACTATTCCGTCTCCGCTGGGTCCCGCCTCTGCATCGTGACTGCTGGGGCACGTCAGAGGGAGGGGGAGTCCCGCCTGTCTTTGGTGCAGCGCAATGTGGACATCTTCAAGGGCATCATTCCCAACCTTATCAAGCATTCCCCAAATTGCATCCTTCTGGTTGTGTCCAATCCAGGTAGGTTGAAAGAACTTTGATTATTCAGCATAGGTAATGAACCCCTCATGGGTGCTGTGCCCCTGCCCATGGCTAAAATAGCAGGCAGCCCAATCCCTTATTTGGATTAGCTGGGGTGAGGCTGTAACCTCTCTCCATAAACCCTAACCTTGCTCGATACAAATACAGCAATGCAtcagtttacgagtgccttactttacgagtgttttgattcacaagcaaaaaaatcacaaaatgccttggtttacgagcggtgacttggtgtaTGAGCATCCTGCTTGTACAAGTTGAAGATGTAAGCGTGGGCTCCCTTTGTTCAACTGCCAGTTCCAAAATATTTCAAGCTACAAGTAAAAGGTAAATCTGGAGACTACTTTGCTTGAAGAAAATAACTTCCTTTACAGTGGATATCTTGACCTACGTGGCTTGGAAGATTTCTGGTCTGCCCAAGAATCGTGTGATTGGCTCCGGCACTAACCTGGACTCCTCACGGTTCCGCTTCCACCTGTCCCAGAAGCTCAACGTTGCCCCATCCTCCTGCCACGGCTGGATCGTCGGTGAACACGGAGACTCTTCAGGTGGGGCGATAAGCTCTTTTGAATCCGCTTTAATTCACGCAGCATTTACTTATGAGATATAGTTAGTGTCAGCATGTGGAAAAGAGTTAAGTGtaatgggaaaggaaatgaatgtaAATTGAAATCTTGAAGTATTGAAGGATAAATATTTGCATATCATACTCAGAAAGGAAGGCAGATTCTGTGAGGAGTGTGAGACTGAATGAAATGGTGCGTACAAGTTGGTACTTATGCACACCCGATGCCTCATGACTGTTAACATGTGCTGGTAGTCATTGATACTGTTGTTTGGATTTACTCAAGGAACTAGCGTTAAAAAAAATGCCAGTAATCTCTCAATTCACCGCATCTACTCGTTCCCACAGTGCCAGTGTGGTCAGGCGTCAACATCGCCGGCGTGCGGCTCCGTGACCTCAACCCCCTGGTGGGCACCGCCGAGGACCCCGAGAAGTACAATGAGATGCACAAGGAGGTGGTCAACAGGTActgttctgtttttctctctcttccccatatttggtgtctagtacatttttttttcccctccatttttaATTGTGgcatttaaatttattttattgatatttgatgTATTTAAAGATGAGTTTTATAAATAACTGAGTCATCCTTAAAGCTGCCCTTTTTATTATAGTAGTGTTTTGCTTCAACTAAACTTACACATGAATGTTTGGATGCCGTATAACATAAAACTTCACCTAGTCTTTACTTACTTAATTGccattgtgatttttttttttttttactttttaataattcatttttcttttggGCCTTAGACAGTCCTGCTGTAGTGATAGATGTGGTCCTCCACCAAGTCACATGAAACAGCATCtttgaaaaatataatgaaatctaTTTTGTAATACTTAAAAAATCATAATTTCCAAATGGTTGTTAGGAGGAAAAATACACTAAATAATTTGATTTCATCTATTCACACTATTTCAAACTGAGATGTGTTACATGTATACATAAGTATGAAGAAGCATGGCCTCTTGCTAAGCCATCAGATACTTCCATCATGAGTCAATCATACTCACACACCGGACATTGGTTTGCTGTTATGATCTCGGAAAGACTGCAAGATTACGGACTCTTTCTATTTGGCTGTCTTTAACAGTTTCCATTAGTGCAAGATAAATAGAAATTGGCTCAGATTAAAATTTCAATTATTTGGCATTTAAAATTTTTCATGAGAACCAATGAGATGGTGTTCCTATTGGAGTGGCAGACCTTACCACAAATATCCAAAGTATGATCGAGGTATCTGCAAAACATTCACTTTTCTTTAAATAACATGATCATTTGTATA
Proteins encoded:
- the LOC126981270 gene encoding L-lactate dehydrogenase-like isoform X2, whose amino-acid sequence is MASLTQQLMEEVQPALTTSGGKVTVVGVGQVGMACAFSLLTQHICSELALVDVMPDKLRGEMMDLQHGLTFLRNVKIEASTDYSVSAGSRLCIVTAGARQREGESRLSLVQRNVDIFKGIIPNLIKHSPNCILLVVSNPVDILTYVAWKISGLPKNRVIGSGTNLDSSRFRFHLSQKLNVAPSSCHGWIVGEHGDSSVPVWSGVNIAGVRLRDLNPLVGTAEDPEKYNEMHKEVVNSAYEIIKLKGYTSWAIGLSVASLVTSIMKNTRSCYAVSVAVKGYHSIDKDVFLSLPVVLGENGVTHVIKQTLTEAEINQLKTSADTLWDVQAGIQF
- the LOC126981270 gene encoding L-lactate dehydrogenase-like isoform X1 — translated: MASLTQQLMEEVQPALTTSGGKVTVVGVGQVGMACAFSLLTQHICSELALVDVMPDKLRGEMMDLQHGLTFLRNVKIEASTDYSVSAGSRLCIVTAGARQREGESRLSLVQRNVDIFKGIIPNLIKHSPNCILLVVSNPVDILTYVAWKISGLPKNRVIGSGTNLDSSRFRFHLSQKLNVAPSSCHGWIVGEHGDSSVPVWSGVNIAGVRLRDLNPLVGTAEDPEKYNEMHKEVVNSAYEVIKLKGYTSWAIGTSCSVLSRSILTNQRSIFAVSTHVKGYHSIDKDVFLSLPVVLGENGVTHVIKQTLTEAEINQLKTSADTLWDVQAGIQF